The Flavobacterium jumunjinense genome includes a region encoding these proteins:
- the cas13b gene encoding type VI-B CRISPR-associated RNA-guided ribonuclease Cas13b, translating into MEDTQEKNKVGNKRTLANDPQYFGAYLNMARHNVFLIINHLTETFKHLDFPPIEDDENIIDSNHILANIFDSSQRLFEDERNKVFNYITRRHLFPFFKIFVQDNLETEDKINKESTDITIDYDGLHFFLKKTFIELNEFRNAYTHYLAIDDTGNRLNRKQKFDIQLKPIFELLFKYAPRFSYIRNAQTQNIEDYNHILKKYQLFEDLQKNEFTEQGIFFFINLFLERSYATKFLKRFKGFKNETTPPFRATIQAFTTYSLRIPDVRLGNDNPKESLLMEILSELNKCPKELFNHLTDNDKKIFDPKVAGTELENVILNSTNYEDINDEDLENAIKELTALKRHDDRFPYFALRFLDEMNMLEDIRFQVTIGRLVTKKYDKTIIGNEQPRRIIKTINAYGKLSDFENKEQEIVKILKRDFNDEEIKFEQFFPHYNMNNNKIAFYIFEKDEEKIKYPNVFENKKADAHLQNNPTGFISIHDLPKLLLLRTIDPNKKSAEKLIKKFITETNVLLFDNSIIDDIKNKVSYEPESFTKKVFDKKKLQDRNGTVHFVTAIEEKRLLSKYNLSKEKLYSLKKEDFKKITNNKKELESFSQIKYHFYIAERRKELQKHLPEGVLVNQLPEKLQAYLMGIRDINEDKKIHITIRQIKEDIKKLLKVSRKEPKENEKPKLGEYATYITRDILNMLIDENVKAKITQPYFNKLQNKIAFFSINKEDIVSILEELNIFDYNKGHVFLNEKLIFDSNGIIDFYQNYLDAKIKWITNYLLVPGKKGGYALKKQRIPYSFKKLNEKICNFNYDKWVINKTKLPVNLPTSLFDDSLNVVLKRQLTKKEISFLNNEKFSVLFRKYLENDSQPFYNFIRIYNIDKQQVIYKPLDRLTDKQIKSNYDKFVAANEKHIRFIQTKDRILKILCEALLKEDQSIGLIENIELKNIFPDSKKSILEHQASFRHRIVKKGRELYCTIIAEDSTRQKVQITSWEALSEEKKENWLVLDTKEKQDAFLQKVAEPEKQIYLGQKGYQWTIKDFGRFKRFIKDKRLPKLLDYFEEKEIPFDLLEYQIKEYDRIREKIFDLVFELEKSIVEKDFEGIKKIEFEERPKKKEAFNEIQFKIYLKWLLENNYINDKSNNVLSLGRKKFSHSEFPFIHSIEKITETKMADFEYYKHKKEYRSIADISIAQNIYELFEQEVNTILEEL; encoded by the coding sequence GCAAGACATAACGTTTTTTTGATTATAAATCATTTAACGGAAACATTTAAACATTTAGATTTTCCCCCAATTGAAGATGATGAAAATATTATTGACTCAAATCACATACTAGCTAATATTTTTGATAGCTCGCAAAGATTGTTTGAGGATGAAAGAAATAAAGTTTTTAATTATATAACTAGAAGACATCTATTTCCTTTCTTTAAAATTTTTGTTCAAGATAACCTAGAAACAGAAGATAAAATAAATAAAGAATCAACTGATATTACTATTGATTATGATGGATTACACTTTTTTCTAAAAAAAACTTTTATAGAACTAAATGAATTTAGAAATGCCTATACCCATTATTTAGCTATTGATGATACAGGTAATAGGCTAAATCGAAAACAAAAATTTGACATTCAGTTAAAACCTATTTTTGAATTACTTTTTAAATACGCTCCGCGTTTTTCTTATATCCGAAATGCACAAACACAAAATATTGAAGACTATAACCATATTCTAAAAAAATATCAACTATTTGAAGATTTACAGAAGAATGAATTTACAGAACAAGGTATATTCTTTTTCATAAATCTTTTTTTAGAAAGAAGTTATGCTACTAAGTTTTTAAAAAGGTTTAAAGGCTTTAAAAACGAAACTACTCCACCATTTAGAGCTACTATTCAGGCTTTTACAACATATTCGTTAAGGATACCTGATGTGAGATTAGGTAATGACAACCCTAAGGAATCTTTATTAATGGAAATTTTATCAGAGCTTAATAAATGTCCGAAAGAACTTTTTAATCATCTAACAGATAATGATAAAAAAATATTTGACCCAAAAGTAGCTGGTACTGAATTGGAAAATGTAATATTGAATAGTACAAATTACGAAGATATAAATGATGAAGATTTAGAGAATGCAATAAAAGAATTAACGGCATTAAAAAGACATGATGATCGATTTCCTTATTTTGCTTTGCGATTCTTAGATGAAATGAATATGCTAGAAGACATTCGTTTTCAAGTTACAATAGGAAGGTTGGTTACAAAAAAATATGATAAAACAATTATTGGAAATGAGCAACCTAGAAGAATTATTAAAACCATAAATGCTTATGGTAAATTAAGTGATTTTGAAAATAAAGAGCAAGAAATAGTAAAAATTTTGAAGCGAGATTTTAATGATGAAGAGATTAAATTTGAACAATTTTTTCCTCATTATAATATGAATAATAATAAAATAGCTTTTTATATTTTTGAAAAAGATGAAGAAAAAATAAAATATCCAAATGTTTTTGAAAATAAAAAGGCAGATGCACATTTACAAAACAACCCTACTGGCTTTATTAGTATTCACGATTTACCAAAGCTATTATTATTACGTACAATTGATCCAAACAAAAAATCAGCTGAAAAATTAATAAAAAAATTCATTACTGAAACAAATGTATTGCTCTTTGATAACAGTATTATTGATGATATAAAAAATAAAGTAAGTTATGAACCTGAATCTTTTACCAAAAAAGTTTTTGATAAGAAGAAATTACAAGATAGAAATGGAACTGTTCATTTTGTAACAGCAATAGAAGAGAAAAGATTATTATCAAAATATAATTTATCAAAAGAAAAACTGTATTCGCTTAAAAAAGAAGATTTTAAAAAAATAACAAATAATAAAAAAGAATTAGAAAGTTTTAGCCAAATAAAGTATCATTTTTATATAGCAGAAAGAAGAAAAGAACTTCAAAAACATTTGCCAGAAGGTGTTTTAGTAAATCAGTTGCCCGAAAAATTGCAAGCTTATTTAATGGGAATAAGAGATATAAATGAAGATAAAAAAATTCATATAACTATTAGGCAAATAAAAGAAGATATAAAAAAACTTTTAAAGGTTTCCAGAAAAGAACCAAAAGAGAATGAAAAACCAAAGTTAGGTGAATATGCTACCTATATTACTCGTGATATACTAAATATGCTTATTGATGAGAATGTTAAAGCTAAAATAACACAGCCTTATTTTAATAAATTACAAAATAAAATTGCCTTTTTTAGTATTAATAAAGAAGACATTGTTTCCATTTTAGAAGAGTTAAACATTTTTGATTATAATAAAGGACATGTTTTCTTAAATGAAAAACTTATTTTTGACTCAAATGGAATTATTGATTTTTATCAAAATTACCTTGATGCAAAAATAAAATGGATTACTAATTATCTATTAGTACCAGGAAAGAAAGGTGGATATGCATTAAAAAAACAAAGGATTCCCTATTCATTTAAAAAGTTGAATGAAAAAATTTGTAATTTTAATTATGATAAATGGGTAATTAATAAAACGAAATTACCCGTTAATTTGCCAACTTCATTATTTGATGATTCTTTGAATGTAGTACTAAAAAGACAACTTACTAAAAAAGAAATTTCCTTTTTAAACAATGAAAAATTTTCAGTTCTTTTTCGAAAATATTTAGAAAATGACAGCCAGCCCTTTTATAATTTTATTAGAATTTATAATATAGATAAACAACAAGTCATTTATAAGCCTTTAGATAGATTAACTGATAAGCAGATTAAGTCTAATTATGATAAATTTGTAGCAGCTAATGAAAAACATATACGATTTATACAAACTAAGGATAGAATTTTAAAAATACTTTGTGAAGCTTTGCTAAAAGAAGATCAAAGTATTGGTCTTATTGAAAATATAGAATTGAAAAATATTTTTCCAGATTCTAAGAAAAGTATTTTAGAGCATCAAGCTTCTTTTAGGCATAGAATTGTAAAGAAAGGGAGGGAATTATATTGCACGATTATTGCAGAAGACAGCACAAGACAGAAAGTACAAATTACTTCGTGGGAAGCTTTATCTGAAGAAAAAAAAGAAAATTGGCTCGTTCTCGATACAAAAGAGAAACAAGATGCATTCTTGCAAAAAGTAGCAGAACCAGAAAAACAAATCTATTTAGGGCAAAAGGGTTATCAATGGACAATTAAAGATTTTGGGCGTTTTAAAAGATTTATAAAAGACAAAAGGTTACCTAAATTATTAGATTATTTTGAAGAGAAAGAAATTCCATTTGATTTATTAGAATATCAAATAAAAGAATATGATAGAATTAGAGAGAAAATATTTGATCTTGTTTTTGAATTGGAAAAATCTATAGTTGAAAAAGATTTTGAAGGAATAAAAAAAATAGAATTTGAAGAACGACCAAAAAAGAAAGAAGCATTTAATGAAATCCAATTTAAAATTTATTTGAAATGGTTATTAGAAAATAATTATATTAACGATAAAAGTAATAATGTTTTAAGTTTGGGAAGAAAGAAATTTTCCCATTCTGAATTTCCATTTATACATTCTATAGAAAAAATAACTGAAACAAAAATGGCTGATTTTGAGTACTACAAGCACAAAAAAGAGTATCGAAGCATAGCAGATATTTCTATTGCACAAAACATTTATGAACTATTTGAACAAGAAGTCAATACAATTTTAGAAGAACTTTAG